A stretch of DNA from SAR324 cluster bacterium:
GGTTGCCCACCGCTTTTTGCCTGCTGTTCCTGCTGTTCAGTGGCGAAGGTGTGTTTCCTGAACAAATCCTCGACAAGGTCTTTCCCTGGCTCATTCCCTCTTTGTTGTCATGCCTTGTGAGTTTGGGGCTTGCGTCCTTCAGTTTTTTGAAAGGAAAACGGGATGTCGAAACCCTGTTGTTTGGTGTGTTGTGTACGCTGTGGGGGTGGTTGAGTCTGGATAAAATCATGGAGGGCTTGTTTCTTCAGGAATTGATGGCTCTCCGGTTCACCCGGTTTGCCCATTTTTTCCTTGTTTACCAGCTCGGCGTTTACACCCATCTGGTCTATTCCGTCACACGCAATCCTGACCGTCTGCTGGTCCGTGCCTGCTATGTCGCAAGTGTGCTGCTGATGTTTCTCACTCAGACAACGCACTATTATCAGGATTCCATGTATCAGTATTTTTTTGGATATTTCGGCCAGGGGAACTGGGCTTTCCAATTTTTCGGGGGAGTTGGTCTGGCCCTCATCTTATGGAACAGTGTGTTACTGTTCCGGGCATGGCGGAAAACGGCAGAATCAGCCGAAAAAATTCGTCTCGTATTTCTTTTCACAGGAACAATGATCACCGCTGTTTTGAATCTGGGAAATATTCCGGCGACAAAAGGTGTGGAACTGTATCCGCTCGGGAACTTTTCTTTTGTGGCCATCCTGATCATGGCGTATGGGATTTTCAGGCATGATATCCTGGAAATCAGCGATTACGCGCGTGAAAAAACACTGAGATTGTTTTCCCTGGGTGGACTCGGAGTGATTTATGCGGCCTTATTGATTGCCGCGGGAAATGTGATCGCAGAATATTCTTTTTTTGAAATTCTGGCAGGCATTTATCCCTATGGCATTCCCCCGTTGATCTCGTTTCTCATGTGTCTGTTTCTGTCCTTTGTTTCCATCAGGGCCGGTTATCTCAGCATGGAATCCATTCTGTTCAGTCTGATCTGTGTGATTTATGGATTTCTCAGCATGGAAATCCTGCTGACCGGGATTGTCTTCGAACCTGAATTTGCCCTGAAGATCATCAGGCTCGATCATTTTTTTCTGGTTTACATGATCGGACTGAATGTGCATCTGTCTTACAGACTGGCAAAGCGTCATCAGGAAAATCGATGGATTATCTACTTTTTTTACGCAGTCAGTGTGGTGTTATCCCTATTTACCCAGACCGATTGGTATATCCAGGAAGTAACACGGTATTATTGGGGGTTTTATCCACGTCAGTATTTGATGTTCAACGTGTTCTGTGTGTTTCTGGCGGTGGGGCTGGTGGTGGTTTGTCGCTGTTATTATCAGGCCTGGAGGCAATCCCGTGAAAATCACCAGAAACGAACATTCCTGTTTTTTCTGGGAGGTTCCCTCATCACGATGTTGCTGAATCTGGGCGACATTCCGGCTGTGTACGGCATTGAAATCTATCCGCTCGGGAACTTTTCGTTTCTGGCTGTGGGTTTCATGGCCTATGGTCTGCTCAACCGCTATATTCAGGAAGTGCTGTATTTTACCCGCAGTATCATTCATCAATTCGTGTTTCTCCTGCTCCTCATGACCCTTGTCATCGGGTGCTATATCACCTTGAGAGTTCATACAGAAATTCTGTCGTTGATCATTGCGACGCTGGCGGTTCGAGTGTTGTTTCAGGTAAGCCGCACCAGTATCGACGCTGTTCTGGACTTATTGTTTCCCTCAGCCAGATATGACATGGAACGGGTTCTGGGTGAAACCCGTGTGGAGTTGTCTCTGGCACTGACACCGGAAAACATCTGTGATGTGTTGATACCCCGATTCCTGTATCACCTGGAGGCTGACTCATGCTGGATTATTTTTGCGGACAAGGGTGCTCTTTCGTTCAAGGGAAATATTTATGTCAAACCGGACGCGACCAGAAAATACCGTTTTTCATCAAGGACGAGACAGACCTGGCCCTATGTTTCCAGAGAGGAAGTACAGATCAACGCTGAACATCCCCTTGTCATGGCCTTGTATGAAAAACAGAGTCTGATGATTCAGGAAAAGATGGATGAATGGCTCAGACAGAATCGTATCCGAATCCAGGGAGGGGATATTCTGTCTGAAACCGCCCTGGTCTCACCTGTCTTTTTTCAGGGGGCGATGGCCTGTGTTCTGGGTCTCGAAACCAAAGCGAACGGGCAGTTGTATTCACGGGAAGAACAACATTTTCTGCGGGCGATTTCTTTTCAGTTGGGGTCTGTGATTGAAAATGTCAATCTGGTGCGTTCACTGGAAGAACGCATTCAGATCAGAACCTGGGATCTGCAGGAAGCCCGCAACCGGTTGACGCATTTGAATGAGGTGATTCAGGCGGTTAATTCAACGCTCGATCTCGACGAAGTGATGAACAAGGTCATGAAGGCCCTGCAGGAGGTATTTCTTTTTGATCAGATCGGAATTCTCCTGCCTGACGAGGAGGGCGAAAACCTGATTTTTCATCAACTGTATGGCACAGGTCTTTCTGCTGAGGATCGGGCTGATCTCCGGAGTTGTTCCTTTCCGCTCGATGGCGAACACGCCAGTTGGGTGGGAGAATGTTACCAAACCCGGAAACCTGTCTATGTCAGCCGGATCAGGGAAGACAGTGTGGAACATTTCATGGCCTCTGATCAACGATTCCATCAGGTTTCCAGGGCGCAATCCTATATTTTTTTCCCGTTGACCGTACAGAATCATTCCATCGGTGTGATCCACTTCGGGCATTCGCAATTGTTTTTTGAATTATCGCAGGAACGGATCGAATCCATCCAGCAGTATGTGCTTCAAATCGCCGCGGCCATCCAGAACGCGTTGCAGTATGAACAGAGCCAAAACCAGCAACGGGAATTGACTGAAGCCCATAACAACATTAAACTTCAACGGGGAGAATTGGCCAAAACGCTCAAACTCACCCAGCGTCATGAACAGGAACTTTCCCGTTTGTATCATTTGATGGACGCGGCCAACTCATCCCTCCGGCATCAAGACATTCTGAAAGCGTTTTTTGATTATGCGCTGGAAGAGAATTACCCCTTTGATGGTTTGATGCTGCATGTGCTGGAACCGCATACGGAAACGCTCAAATTATCCACAGTTTACGCGCTGGTTCCTGAAGCACAGTTGCTGGAGAATAAACATGAACGCTTCAATATTCCCATGAACCAGACAGGCGGAATGTTCCACACCACCTTGAACTGTGCCAAACCGCAATTCATTGTGCGCCCGGAACCTGACGAAAGGCCAGAGTTTTATGAGGTGCCGACGCATCGGCATTTCTTTGAAGAAGGCTTGATGGCATCCATGCTGATGTATCCTCTGCTACAAAAGAATCAATCCTTCGGACTGCTGTCATTTTTCACACATTCACTCAAACTCAACGTGACAGAATCCAGAATCGCAACCATTGAACGCTATGTTCAAACCATCACCTCCGGATTGCACAATGCGTATCTTTATGAACAAAGTCAGCAGGATCGTGAGGAAATCAGCCGCATGAACCATCTGATCCGTACTGTCAACGCGACCTTGGATCTGGATGAAGTCATGACAGTGTTTGCCGAGGTTCTTGAAGAAATTTTCAGGTTTGACCAGATCGGTATCTGGATTGTTAAAGAGGCTGAACAACAATTGGAACTGGTCAAATATTATGGTGTCAGCGCCAATTATAATTTTCAGGAACAACTGTCAAAGGTTCAAATGCCGTTAGTGCCCAATCACAGTCTGGTGTGTGAAACTCTGCTGAAAAACAGGTTGTCGTGTGTGTCACCCATCACCCCCGAACTCCTGGAAGCCTTCACACCGACAGACCGTTTATTTCATGAAATTGCCGGTGCGCAGGCTTATCTGCTGTATCCGCTCAATATTCAGATGCGTACCTTTGGTGTTCTGGTTTTCGCCAGAACAGACGCGCCGTTCACGCTCACCGGTTTTCAACAGCAGACTATCCAGCGTTATGTCAATCAACTGGCCAATGCCATGTATAACGCAGAACTTTATGAACAAAGCCAAAAAGACCGTGCCGCCAGCCAATACAATGCGCTACAACGTGAAAAGGCCTTACAGGAACTGGGACTTCAACATCAACAACTTCAGGACGCACAAGTCCAACTGGTGCAATCGGAAAAAATGGCTCTGCTCGGATCGCTGGTGGCTGGTGTGGCCCATGAAATCAATACCCCGGCTGGTGCGATCCAGGCCGCGATTCAGGAAATTGATCAGGATTATGTCGAGCTCCTGTCAGGGATGAGCCAGATTTTGAGAAATCTGCCCGTGGAACAATGGGATGTTTATTTTCAGGC
This window harbors:
- a CDS encoding GAF domain-containing protein, yielding MTHSIRFDLLFPYAIAPLLTLVVSIFLVSLTIRVGKHVRENQLFTLLVLNFALYNLDLFIRTLLTSPVAVLTISRLQHISFVYFIPLLLHFSWEILGIRDRKKTLYTAYGFSAVIMLFTQSEYYLSGVNLYFFGYFSQSGPLLKIYATVALAVSIYALWLLVRGYQKSSNREERLKLKFVISGVFSNAFLTLGNLFPTMGIAVYPPGNLGFIPLLLMAYGILQHNILDTAKSWFYRGYVPRVITGFVWLPTAFCLLFLLFSGEGVFPEQILDKVFPWLIPSLLSCLVSLGLASFSFLKGKRDVETLLFGVLCTLWGWLSLDKIMEGLFLQELMALRFTRFAHFFLVYQLGVYTHLVYSVTRNPDRLLVRACYVASVLLMFLTQTTHYYQDSMYQYFFGYFGQGNWAFQFFGGVGLALILWNSVLLFRAWRKTAESAEKIRLVFLFTGTMITAVLNLGNIPATKGVELYPLGNFSFVAILIMAYGIFRHDILEISDYAREKTLRLFSLGGLGVIYAALLIAAGNVIAEYSFFEILAGIYPYGIPPLISFLMCLFLSFVSIRAGYLSMESILFSLICVIYGFLSMEILLTGIVFEPEFALKIIRLDHFFLVYMIGLNVHLSYRLAKRHQENRWIIYFFYAVSVVLSLFTQTDWYIQEVTRYYWGFYPRQYLMFNVFCVFLAVGLVVVCRCYYQAWRQSRENHQKRTFLFFLGGSLITMLLNLGDIPAVYGIEIYPLGNFSFLAVGFMAYGLLNRYIQEVLYFTRSIIHQFVFLLLLMTLVIGCYITLRVHTEILSLIIATLAVRVLFQVSRTSIDAVLDLLFPSARYDMERVLGETRVELSLALTPENICDVLIPRFLYHLEADSCWIIFADKGALSFKGNIYVKPDATRKYRFSSRTRQTWPYVSREEVQINAEHPLVMALYEKQSLMIQEKMDEWLRQNRIRIQGGDILSETALVSPVFFQGAMACVLGLETKANGQLYSREEQHFLRAISFQLGSVIENVNLVRSLEERIQIRTWDLQEARNRLTHLNEVIQAVNSTLDLDEVMNKVMKALQEVFLFDQIGILLPDEEGENLIFHQLYGTGLSAEDRADLRSCSFPLDGEHASWVGECYQTRKPVYVSRIREDSVEHFMASDQRFHQVSRAQSYIFFPLTVQNHSIGVIHFGHSQLFFELSQERIESIQQYVLQIAAAIQNALQYEQSQNQQRELTEAHNNIKLQRGELAKTLKLTQRHEQELSRLYHLMDAANSSLRHQDILKAFFDYALEENYPFDGLMLHVLEPHTETLKLSTVYALVPEAQLLENKHERFNIPMNQTGGMFHTTLNCAKPQFIVRPEPDERPEFYEVPTHRHFFEEGLMASMLMYPLLQKNQSFGLLSFFTHSLKLNVTESRIATIERYVQTITSGLHNAYLYEQSQQDREEISRMNHLIRTVNATLDLDEVMTVFAEVLEEIFRFDQIGIWIVKEAEQQLELVKYYGVSANYNFQEQLSKVQMPLVPNHSLVCETLLKNRLSCVSPITPELLEAFTPTDRLFHEIAGAQAYLLYPLNIQMRTFGVLVFARTDAPFTLTGFQQQTIQRYVNQLANAMYNAELYEQSQKDRAASQYNALQREKALQELGLQHQQLQDAQVQLVQSEKMALLGSLVAGVAHEINTPAGAIQAAIQEIDQDYVELLSGMSQILRNLPVEQWDVYFQACQTILTFNQELTTREQRQIASGIQGPMADAGISEARVWARDLAMVGFSGESIPPFLPLFQSAVGETIQQSLRQLGLSRIHVRNIKIAVDRITQLVKAFKHHARLDSSQWIETDLKHDLENTMVILRNKWKHGIIVHREYAELPPVRCNADQLNQVWTNLIHNAIQAMNGKGELIIRLQRDQERVFVEIEDSGPGIPHEIQNRIFEPFFTTKAKGEGTGLGLSICKEIIERHQGLIRVDSVPGKTCFHVEIPLTMQEDSEK